Within the Prevotella scopos JCM 17725 genome, the region ATCGTAGCTTGCCTTTACATATTGTTTATGGATGCGGTCAATGAAGAGGACGTAATCCTTTGCAAACTCTATACGTCCTACCTCGCTACGAAGAATCGGAATCAGCAACTGCAAACGAATAACCTCATCTTTACGCATACGTAAGATGCCAGGGACTGTAATGTCCTTGTGACCATCGTTGAGTGTGAACGTGAGATTTGATACAAGGTTCTTTTGATAAAGAGCATTATCAGCAATACGCTGCATGAAAACCATACTCTCCATCTTGTTATCCTTTACGACTGGTGTCGCTGGCTGTGTAGTTTTATTTTCCTGTACAGGCTTTTGCTGCACTACAGCTTTCTTAGTACCGCATGATGCCACGAGAAGGGTAGTCATGCCTACAAGTAATATCTTTGTCTTCTTCATTCTGCTATGTATTTCTTTAATTGTATCTTCTTTTTCAATGTCGCACTATCATTTCCTGCCTTGAGCGCTTGCTGCCAAAAGTCAAGTGCCTTTCCTATATCACCTGTCTGAGCATAGATATCACCAACGTGTTCCTTAACAACATTGCTGAGTGTTGAGTCATTTCGAATTGCTTGTTCGATATATATTTTAGCCTCTTCGTAGCGCTTCTGCTGGAAAAGTATCCATGCGTATGTATCGAGAAAAGTACTGTTATTAGGCTCGGCCTTAATGGTCTTATAGCTCATCTCCTCTGCTTTAGCGAGGTTGTCATTTGCCTGACTGAGGTAATAGGCATAGTTGTTCAATGCAAGCACATTATCTGGTTTCCACTGCAAACAACTGTCATAGGCTTGAAAAGCTTCTTTATTAAGTCCTTTCTCATGCAGGATATCACCCATGATACCGTAGATGTCCGACACAATACTTGGGTCACTGTCTGGCTTTATCTGCCCTACTCCCTTTCGGTAAGTCTCCAATGCGGCGTTGTTGTCGTGCTTATGGAACTGAGCCATCCCTTGGAAGTAATAGAATAATATCTCATCTGGGTTGTACTCAATGGCAGGACGGCAGATAGCAATTACCTTATCGTAGTCGTGTGTGTCCCAAATATTCTGTATAAGGGCTATCCTTGCACTCGAATTATCAGGTTCTATCTCTATTGCCCGTTCGTAGACTCGAGTGATGTCAGGCTTTGGCAACTTGAGAAAAGACATGTATGCAGCTTTAAGCATATAGATGTCAGCATTCTCTTGGGGCACAGCTAAGGCCTCAGAGAAGAGTCTCAACACCTCAGTACTGTCTGGATTATTATCCTTCTGACTGCTTGCAATAACCTGACGGAGCAACTCTAACTTCAAAGTCTGCGCCGTCTTCGGAGATTGCAACAGCTCCCGTAGGATCGTCTTTACGCTTGCCTTGTCACCAATATTATTATAGTAATCCATCATGGAGACCTTGGCAAGCGAGTTGTCAGGGTCTTCCTTCAGTACTTCACGATACTTTTGAAGTGCCTCTTTCTTCTTTCCATTCTGCAAAAGCCAGTTACCGAACATCACACGATAGTTGAGATTAAGCGGATTACCATCAACAAGTGACTTCAACTCATCATACTCCTTGCGCTTTTCACCCATCTGTTCGTAGATTTGCATCTTACTAAGTGCAATCTGCTCGTTGGTACCCTCTAATGTCTCCATGCGTTCCAAGCATTTAATCATCATCTTGTACTCATTCTGCGAACCATAGAGTTGATAGAGAATTTGCAGTACATCCGAACGTGTCTTATTGAACTCGTAAAGACGTTCAAAGGCTTTTATAGCATTTGGATAGTCTTTTTGCGTCACATAAAGCTTTCCTAACTTCTCCTGATAAACGGAGTTCTCGGGGTCAAGACTTGCCGCCTTCTCAAAGTATTCACGTGCCAGCTTATCATTCTTCATACTGACATAATAAGCTGCAAGCTGATGATAAACCTCTGCAGCCTGTGGATTAAGGTCATGTGCATGGCGCAAAAGGTCATAAGCAGCCGTAAGGTTGCCCATATCCTGCTGTCGTAAAGCCTCAAGGAAGAAGTAATTATAGTTTTGAAGGCTATCCTTTCGGTCAGCATGTATCGCCAATGAGCCACCCAGCAAAACAAGCGCAAAGAGGGTACGGCGCATCGTTATAACTTTAAAAATATCGTTATTAAACATCTATTATTTCTTTCTTTTTCT harbors:
- a CDS encoding tetratricopeptide repeat protein, whose amino-acid sequence is MFNNDIFKVITMRRTLFALVLLGGSLAIHADRKDSLQNYNYFFLEALRQQDMGNLTAAYDLLRHAHDLNPQAAEVYHQLAAYYVSMKNDKLAREYFEKAASLDPENSVYQEKLGKLYVTQKDYPNAIKAFERLYEFNKTRSDVLQILYQLYGSQNEYKMMIKCLERMETLEGTNEQIALSKMQIYEQMGEKRKEYDELKSLVDGNPLNLNYRVMFGNWLLQNGKKKEALQKYREVLKEDPDNSLAKVSMMDYYNNIGDKASVKTILRELLQSPKTAQTLKLELLRQVIASSQKDNNPDSTEVLRLFSEALAVPQENADIYMLKAAYMSFLKLPKPDITRVYERAIEIEPDNSSARIALIQNIWDTHDYDKVIAICRPAIEYNPDEILFYYFQGMAQFHKHDNNAALETYRKGVGQIKPDSDPSIVSDIYGIMGDILHEKGLNKEAFQAYDSCLQWKPDNVLALNNYAYYLSQANDNLAKAEEMSYKTIKAEPNNSTFLDTYAWILFQQKRYEEAKIYIEQAIRNDSTLSNVVKEHVGDIYAQTGDIGKALDFWQQALKAGNDSATLKKKIQLKKYIAE